A genomic segment from Lignipirellula cremea encodes:
- a CDS encoding GNAT family N-acetyltransferase, translated as MSQLEIRPVAGGRDQKLFLNLPWKIYKGDPNWIPPLRMEQKELVNYKKHPFYDAAEIQTFLALRDGQPIGRVAAIVNADHNERHKEQLGFIGFFECTNDQEAANGLFDAAKAWFAARDIRKIRGPANPSLNHTVGLLIKRFDLAPTFMMTYNPEYYPVLWETYGFEKVEDLYAYWGHIDMLDTIDEKLRWVIGECQKRFKITLRKVDRKNFLNDVRMFLDIYNKSMVGTWGFVPMSDKECTHMAASLRWLIVPEMTTVAEVDGKPIGVAFGLLDYNPTIKKIDGSLFPFGFLRLLMSKKHIQRVRVISTNVLPEYQRWGVGLLLLSRLVPDVRAWGVKEGEFSWVLESNQLSRGTLERGGAERRQEYRLYDYSF; from the coding sequence ATGTCACAATTAGAGATCCGGCCTGTCGCCGGCGGCCGCGATCAGAAGCTCTTTCTGAATCTGCCCTGGAAGATCTACAAAGGCGATCCCAACTGGATCCCCCCATTGCGGATGGAGCAGAAAGAACTGGTCAACTACAAGAAGCACCCGTTCTACGACGCGGCCGAGATCCAGACGTTCCTCGCGCTGCGCGACGGCCAGCCGATCGGTCGGGTGGCGGCCATTGTCAACGCCGACCATAACGAACGGCACAAAGAGCAGCTGGGCTTCATCGGCTTCTTCGAATGCACCAACGACCAGGAAGCGGCCAACGGCCTGTTCGACGCCGCGAAGGCCTGGTTCGCCGCGCGGGATATCCGCAAGATCCGCGGCCCGGCGAATCCCTCGCTGAACCATACGGTCGGCCTGCTGATCAAGCGGTTCGACCTGGCCCCCACCTTTATGATGACCTACAACCCCGAGTACTACCCCGTACTCTGGGAGACGTACGGCTTTGAAAAAGTCGAAGACCTGTACGCCTACTGGGGCCATATCGATATGCTCGACACGATCGATGAGAAGCTCCGCTGGGTGATCGGCGAATGCCAGAAGCGTTTCAAAATCACGCTCCGCAAAGTCGACCGGAAGAACTTCCTGAACGACGTCCGCATGTTCCTGGATATTTACAACAAGTCGATGGTCGGCACCTGGGGCTTCGTCCCCATGAGCGACAAAGAATGCACCCACATGGCCGCCAGCCTGCGCTGGCTGATCGTGCCGGAAATGACCACCGTGGCGGAAGTCGACGGCAAACCGATCGGCGTCGCTTTTGGGCTGCTCGACTACAACCCGACGATCAAAAAGATCGACGGCAGCCTGTTTCCGTTCGGCTTCCTGCGTCTGCTGATGTCCAAGAAGCACATCCAAAGGGTGCGCGTCATCAGCACGAACGTCCTGCCGGAATACCAGCGCTGGGGAGTGGGGCTGCTGCTGCTCTCCCGGCTGGTTCCCGACGTCCGCGCCTGGGGCGTGAAAGAAGGGGAGTTCTCCTGGGTGCTGGAATCCAACC